In a genomic window of Holophagales bacterium:
- a CDS encoding tryptophanase: protein MLFKTIIEPFRIKSVESVKFTTREEREKALVEAGYNVFLLRADDVLIDLLTDSGTGAMSSAQWGALIQGDESYAGSRSFYRFRDVVTDLTGFKHVIPTHQGRAAERILFHTILKPGMVIPSNTHFDTTRANIEVEGAEARDLVIAEGKVPSLIHPFKGNMDLAKLEKTLVEDGPRVPIVMVTITNNSGGGQPVSLENIRGIRALCDTYGKPFIIDACRFAENAWFIKEREPGQSERTPKEIAQEVFSLADGATMSAKKDGLANIGGFLAMNDDALAASCRNLLILTEGFPTYGGLAGYDLEAIARGLEEVVEEPYLRYRIRSTAYLADKLTGAGVPIIQPPGGHAVYIDARAMLPHVPPLQYPGIAVANSLYVEAGIRGVEIGTVMFGMQPDGTEKPGAMDLVRLAIPRRVYTQSHIDYAAEGVLEVFRKRDGLRGLRITEAPSVLRHFTARFAPL from the coding sequence CCTCATCGACCTCCTGACCGACTCCGGGACGGGCGCGATGTCGTCGGCGCAGTGGGGCGCCCTGATCCAGGGCGACGAGAGCTACGCCGGGAGCCGGTCGTTCTACCGCTTCCGCGACGTCGTGACGGACCTCACCGGGTTCAAGCACGTCATTCCGACCCACCAGGGACGTGCGGCGGAGAGGATCCTCTTCCACACGATCCTGAAGCCGGGAATGGTCATCCCGAGCAACACCCACTTCGACACGACGCGCGCGAACATCGAGGTCGAGGGGGCCGAGGCCCGCGATCTCGTCATCGCCGAAGGGAAGGTCCCGTCCCTGATCCACCCGTTCAAGGGGAACATGGACCTCGCCAAGCTCGAGAAGACCCTCGTCGAGGACGGCCCGCGGGTCCCGATCGTGATGGTGACCATCACGAACAACTCCGGCGGCGGCCAGCCCGTCTCCCTCGAGAACATCCGGGGAATCCGCGCCCTCTGCGACACGTACGGCAAGCCCTTCATCATCGACGCCTGCCGGTTCGCCGAGAACGCCTGGTTCATAAAGGAGCGCGAGCCGGGGCAGTCGGAGCGGACGCCGAAGGAGATCGCGCAGGAGGTCTTCTCCCTCGCGGACGGCGCCACGATGTCGGCCAAGAAGGACGGCCTCGCCAACATCGGCGGCTTCCTGGCGATGAACGACGACGCGCTCGCCGCCTCCTGCCGGAACCTCCTGATCCTCACCGAGGGCTTCCCGACCTACGGTGGCCTCGCCGGGTACGATCTCGAAGCGATCGCCCGAGGGCTCGAGGAGGTCGTCGAGGAGCCGTACCTGCGCTACCGGATCCGCTCGACGGCCTACCTCGCCGACAAGCTGACCGGCGCGGGCGTCCCGATCATTCAGCCGCCGGGCGGCCACGCCGTCTACATCGACGCACGGGCGATGCTCCCGCACGTCCCGCCCCTCCAGTACCCCGGCATCGCCGTCGCGAACTCTCTCTACGTCGAGGCCGGCATCCGGGGCGTCGAGATCGGGACCGTGATGTTCGGCATGCAGCCGGACGGAACCGAGAAGCCCGGCGCGATGGACCTCGTCCGTCTCGCCATCCCGAGGCGCGTCTACACCCAGTCGCACATCGACTACGCGGCGGAGGGTGTCCTCGAGGTCTTCCGCAAGCGTGACGGGCTCCGGGGCCTCAGGATCACCGAGGCCCCGAGCGTCCTCCGGCACTTCACGGCGAGATTCGCGCCGCTCTGA